In Ancalomicrobiaceae bacterium S20, the following proteins share a genomic window:
- a CDS encoding esterase-like activity of phytase family protein, producing MSERRDAPRPSRRRRLIAAVRLLVIALVPLSLAKDAIAEPRQPGLAPIAVQARALDRFSAGDPTRRIFGRLEWLGGLVLWSRDSRFGGYSSLASRDAGRALVTLSDEADWLRFTIETDAKGRPTGTIGSPETAPLLDEHGKPFEGKRLSDSESFALCRIGGRTAVFVGFEQVHRVLAYPAPGGLDDVYLAKPQPAPGIPAEITRLKLNSGLEAIACAPAGHPLGPALVLIGEEPIGTEPDHPVWIVGGPHAGRLSLRRIDGFSITDAAFLPSGDLLVLERRFRWTDGVRMRMRRIPAASLLPGRIVDGEVLIEADMGSEIDNMEGLAVDRAPDGGTILTLISDDNKSSLQRTVLLRFRLQGE from the coding sequence ATGAGCGAACGGCGCGACGCGCCGAGGCCATCCCGGCGCCGCCGTCTGATCGCGGCGGTCCGGCTCCTCGTCATCGCGCTCGTGCCGCTGTCGCTGGCGAAAGACGCCATCGCCGAGCCGCGGCAGCCGGGTCTCGCCCCGATCGCGGTCCAGGCCCGCGCGCTCGACCGCTTTTCCGCTGGCGATCCGACCCGCCGGATCTTCGGCAGGCTCGAGTGGCTCGGCGGTCTCGTGCTGTGGAGCCGCGATTCCCGCTTCGGCGGCTATTCGTCGCTCGCGAGCCGCGACGCCGGCCGCGCGCTGGTGACGCTCTCCGACGAGGCCGACTGGCTGCGCTTTACGATCGAGACCGACGCCAAGGGCCGGCCGACCGGCACGATCGGCTCGCCCGAGACCGCGCCGCTGCTGGACGAGCACGGCAAGCCCTTCGAGGGCAAGCGCCTCTCCGACAGCGAGAGCTTCGCGCTGTGCCGGATCGGCGGCCGCACGGCGGTGTTCGTCGGCTTCGAGCAGGTCCACCGCGTGCTCGCCTATCCGGCGCCAGGCGGCCTCGACGACGTCTATCTGGCTAAGCCGCAACCGGCGCCGGGCATACCGGCCGAGATCACGCGCCTCAAGCTCAATTCCGGCCTCGAGGCGATCGCCTGCGCACCCGCGGGCCACCCGCTCGGCCCGGCGCTCGTCCTGATCGGCGAGGAGCCGATCGGCACCGAACCCGATCATCCGGTCTGGATCGTCGGCGGACCCCACGCCGGCCGGCTGTCGCTCCGCCGCATCGACGGCTTTTCGATCACCGACGCCGCCTTTCTGCCCTCCGGCGATCTCCTCGTGCTCGAACGCCGCTTCCGCTGGACGGACGGCGTCCGCATGCGCATGCGGCGCATCCCCGCCGCGTCTCTGCTTCCCGGCCGGATCGTCGACGGCGAGGTGCTGATCGAGGCCGACATGGGCAGCGAGATCGACAACATGGAAGGTCTCGCGGTCGATCGCGCGCCCGACGGCGGCACGATCCTGACGCTGATCTCCGACGACAACAAGTCCTCGCTCCAGCGCACCGTGCTGTTGCGGTTCCGGTTGCAGGGCGAATGA
- the rpmB gene encoding 50S ribosomal protein L28, which translates to MARRCELTGKGVQTGHNVSHANNKTKRRFLPNLVNVTLISDSLGRNVKLRISANALRSVEHRGGLDAFLAKADDRELSPRAQLIKREIAQKAAQA; encoded by the coding sequence ATGGCTCGGCGCTGCGAACTGACCGGCAAGGGCGTGCAGACCGGACATAACGTCAGCCACGCCAACAACAAGACCAAGCGGCGCTTCCTGCCGAACCTGGTCAATGTGACGCTGATCTCCGACTCCCTCGGCCGGAACGTCAAGCTGCGCATCTCGGCGAACGCGCTGCGTTCGGTCGAGCATCGCGGCGGCCTCGACGCGTTCCTGGCGAAGGCGGACGATCGTGAGCTGTCGCCGCGCGCGCAGCTCATCAAGCGCGAGATCGCCCAGAAGGCCGCCCAGGCCTGA
- a CDS encoding VUT family protein produces MTAVVVASNVLVQYPVAARIGRIDLADLLTWGTFSYPLAFLVTDLTNRRFGAAIARRVVLAGFAVAVVLSLALSSPRIAIASGLAFLIGQLLDVTLFDRLRRSVAWWKAPFVGSVAGSITDTAVFFSLAFAPVFGFIAASDAFAIETAPFLAGLAFDAPRWISWAVADLSVKLVFAVALLVPYRLIMNALWPMPAAQTA; encoded by the coding sequence ATGACCGCCGTGGTCGTCGCCTCCAACGTGCTGGTGCAATATCCCGTCGCGGCCAGGATCGGCCGGATCGACCTCGCCGATCTGCTGACCTGGGGCACCTTCTCCTATCCGCTCGCCTTCCTGGTCACCGACCTGACCAATCGGCGCTTCGGCGCGGCGATCGCCCGGCGCGTCGTCCTCGCCGGCTTCGCGGTCGCGGTCGTGCTGTCGCTGGCGCTGTCCTCGCCGCGCATCGCGATCGCCTCGGGTCTGGCGTTCCTGATCGGCCAGCTGCTCGACGTAACGCTGTTCGATCGGCTGCGCCGGTCGGTTGCCTGGTGGAAGGCGCCTTTCGTCGGCTCGGTCGCCGGATCGATCACGGATACCGCCGTGTTCTTCTCGCTCGCCTTCGCGCCGGTGTTCGGCTTCATCGCCGCAAGCGACGCCTTTGCGATCGAGACCGCGCCGTTCCTGGCCGGCCTCGCCTTCGATGCGCCGCGCTGGATCAGCTGGGCGGTCGCCGACCTCAGTGTGAAGCTCGTCTTCGCGGTCGCGCTGCTGGTGCCCTACCGCCTGATCATGAATGCGCTCTGGCCGATGCCGGCCGCGCAGACCGCCTGA
- a CDS encoding DUF3108 domain-containing protein has translation MSRTAARGLAALGLAATLMAGAAPARAAEVTVDAAYGATIGGFPIGAGTLSFSVARNGEYAASIGAQVTGLAALIANRQATATTAGRALYGGQISPKAYMLDIAGGPVPNHVEMALANNAVTNVSASEIRIPGWERRTPVTPAHKRGIVDPLGAFVISAGKARDPLSAEVCNRTVKVFDGRARYDLHMIYGAKTEVKGEPGSYSGPALICAVAYRPIAGFRPLSQAELEYERNIEFSIVFVPVASTNILIPHKVVIGTPSGKLVVTASRFKVSGATRTAEARGEAARSDDGAER, from the coding sequence ATGTCCCGGACCGCTGCCCGCGGCCTTGCCGCGCTCGGCCTCGCCGCCACGCTGATGGCCGGCGCTGCACCCGCCCGCGCAGCCGAGGTGACTGTCGACGCCGCCTATGGCGCGACGATCGGCGGCTTCCCGATCGGCGCCGGCACGCTCTCCTTCAGCGTCGCGCGCAACGGCGAATATGCCGCCTCGATCGGCGCGCAGGTGACCGGCCTCGCAGCCCTGATCGCCAACCGGCAGGCGACCGCGACTACCGCCGGTCGCGCCCTCTACGGCGGCCAGATCTCGCCAAAGGCCTATATGCTCGACATCGCGGGCGGCCCGGTGCCGAACCATGTCGAGATGGCACTCGCCAACAATGCGGTGACCAACGTCTCCGCCTCCGAGATCCGCATCCCCGGCTGGGAACGGCGCACGCCCGTCACGCCCGCGCACAAGCGCGGCATCGTCGATCCGCTCGGCGCCTTCGTGATCTCGGCCGGCAAGGCGCGCGACCCGCTGAGCGCCGAGGTCTGCAATCGCACGGTCAAGGTGTTCGACGGCCGGGCGCGCTACGACCTGCACATGATCTATGGCGCCAAGACCGAGGTGAAGGGCGAACCGGGCTCCTACTCGGGCCCGGCGCTGATCTGCGCCGTCGCCTATCGCCCGATCGCCGGCTTCCGGCCGTTGTCGCAGGCCGAGCTCGAGTATGAGCGCAACATCGAGTTCTCGATCGTGTTCGTGCCGGTCGCCTCGACCAACATCCTGATCCCGCACAAGGTCGTCATCGGCACGCCGTCGGGCAAGCTGGTCGTGACCGCGAGCCGCTTCAAGGTCTCCGGCGCAACGCGCACGGCCGAGGCCCGCGGCGAGGCCGCCCGCAGCGACGACGGCGCCGAGCGCTGA